Proteins from a genomic interval of Symmachiella macrocystis:
- a CDS encoding phytoene desaturase family protein yields MARDFLKDARDHYDVIVIGSGLAGLTSANILARAGHSVLLLEHHYQLGGMATWFKRAGGHIFDISLHGFPVGMIKSCRKYWTQEIADSIVQLKGIRFENPQFSLTTTFNREDFTKLLIEEFKITPETVTRFFDTARKMNFFDDQARTTRDLFNEFFPGRDDVVRLLMEPITYANGSTLEDPALTYGIVFSNFMSKGVFTFQGGTDHLVNQMKAEMLANGVDLRIRCLVEKIEVSPDRKVTGVVVNGRRIGCNAIVSNANVKSTILNLVGEDKFDQSYVEEVKAVRLNNSSCQVYIALKPGVGFEPCGDLLFHSEHRGFDVEAMLSRDVSSRTFSFYYPETRPGSDRHLIVSSTNANYKDWAELSEEEYQAAKKDLCDTTLDCLNQYVPGIHEKVAHVEASTPRTFEHYTRHMQGASFGTKFEGLKASKELSEQISGLYHAGSVGIIMSGWLGAVNYGVITSNEVDKYLTPAMT; encoded by the coding sequence ATGGCCCGCGATTTTCTTAAAGACGCCCGTGATCATTACGACGTGATCGTCATCGGTAGCGGATTGGCCGGTCTGACCTCCGCCAATATTCTGGCCCGCGCCGGACATTCGGTCTTGTTGCTCGAGCACCACTACCAACTCGGTGGAATGGCGACATGGTTCAAACGTGCCGGCGGCCATATTTTTGATATTTCACTGCACGGCTTTCCGGTCGGCATGATCAAAAGTTGCCGAAAGTATTGGACGCAGGAAATTGCCGATTCGATCGTGCAGCTCAAAGGCATTCGCTTTGAGAATCCGCAATTCTCATTGACGACCACCTTCAATCGCGAAGATTTCACCAAACTCCTGATCGAAGAATTCAAAATCACTCCCGAGACCGTCACGCGGTTCTTCGACACGGCGCGGAAGATGAACTTCTTCGACGATCAAGCCAGAACCACGCGTGATTTGTTCAACGAATTTTTCCCCGGACGAGATGATGTCGTCCGGCTGCTGATGGAACCGATCACTTACGCCAACGGTTCTACGCTCGAAGACCCCGCCCTGACGTATGGCATTGTCTTCTCGAATTTCATGAGTAAAGGGGTCTTTACCTTCCAAGGAGGCACCGATCACCTGGTGAATCAGATGAAGGCCGAGATGTTGGCCAACGGCGTCGATTTGCGGATTCGCTGTCTGGTGGAAAAAATCGAAGTCTCCCCCGATCGTAAAGTCACCGGCGTTGTGGTGAATGGACGGCGCATTGGCTGCAACGCAATTGTCTCCAACGCCAACGTCAAATCGACAATCCTCAACCTTGTGGGCGAAGACAAGTTTGACCAGTCCTATGTCGAAGAGGTTAAAGCGGTTCGTCTGAATAATAGTAGCTGCCAAGTTTACATCGCTCTGAAACCGGGTGTCGGATTTGAGCCGTGTGGGGATTTGCTGTTTCACTCCGAACACCGTGGATTCGACGTCGAGGCCATGCTCAGCCGCGATGTCAGCAGTCGCACGTTTTCGTTCTACTACCCCGAAACCCGCCCCGGCAGCGACCGGCATTTAATCGTCTCCTCGACCAACGCCAACTACAAGGATTGGGCGGAGTTGTCGGAAGAGGAATACCAAGCGGCCAAGAAGGACCTGTGCGACACCACGCTCGACTGCTTGAATCAATACGTGCCGGGCATCCACGAAAAAGTGGCGCACGTCGAAGCCTCAACACCGCGCACCTTCGAACACTATACCCGGCACATGCAAGGCGCGTCGTTCGGGACCAAATTCGAAGGCCTCAAAGCCAGCAAAGAATTGTCCGAGCAAATCAGCGGCCTGTATCATGCCGGGTCGGTGGGCATCATCATGTCCGGCTGGCTGGGCGCGGTCAATTACGGCGTGATTACGTCGAATGAAGTTGATAAGTATTTGACGCCGGCGATGACGTGA
- a CDS encoding HAD family hydrolase: MKSLLATITFATLAFVTFTNAQAQDPLPSWNDGPAKQAILNFVQVTTDKSSPQYVPTEQRIATFDQDGTLWTEHPIYAQVTYCLDRVPAVVKAKPELKNVEPFKTVLTGDRAAIAKLELKDLKTILAATLTGMTTEQFRADVKAWLKTARHPRFDRPYTELIYQPMLEVLKYLRAHGYKTYIVTGGGQDFVRVYAEQVYGIPPEQLVGTIGETKYGYAKDGKPILTKQPKLILNDDKGGKPEGIHMMIGRRPFASFGNTPGDQEMLEYTTAGEGARLGMLVLHDDAKREYAYGPAQGLPETKVGAFPQALYDKAQNRGWFVISMKNDWNRVYPFDK; this comes from the coding sequence ATGAAGTCGCTACTCGCCACGATTACTTTTGCAACACTGGCCTTCGTCACTTTCACAAACGCTCAGGCACAGGACCCGTTACCATCCTGGAATGACGGGCCGGCGAAACAAGCGATTCTCAACTTTGTGCAGGTCACCACAGATAAGTCCAGTCCACAGTACGTACCGACAGAGCAACGTATCGCCACGTTCGACCAGGATGGCACACTCTGGACCGAGCACCCTATCTACGCGCAGGTGACCTACTGCTTGGATCGCGTTCCAGCGGTCGTGAAGGCCAAACCGGAATTAAAAAATGTCGAGCCGTTCAAGACGGTTCTCACTGGTGACCGAGCTGCAATTGCCAAGTTGGAGCTGAAGGATCTCAAGACGATACTCGCTGCAACGCTTACGGGCATGACGACCGAACAGTTCCGCGCGGACGTGAAGGCCTGGTTGAAGACGGCCCGCCACCCGCGGTTTGATCGGCCATATACGGAATTGATCTATCAACCGATGCTCGAAGTCCTAAAGTATTTGCGGGCGCACGGATACAAGACGTACATTGTCACGGGCGGCGGACAGGATTTTGTCCGTGTCTACGCCGAACAGGTGTACGGCATTCCACCCGAGCAGTTGGTTGGCACCATTGGAGAAACCAAGTACGGCTATGCAAAAGATGGCAAACCGATTTTGACCAAACAGCCCAAGCTGATCCTCAACGACGACAAAGGTGGCAAGCCGGAAGGGATCCACATGATGATCGGTCGTCGCCCGTTTGCCTCGTTCGGAAATACACCGGGCGATCAGGAGATGCTGGAATACACCACCGCCGGCGAGGGCGCTCGACTGGGAATGCTCGTCCTGCACGACGACGCCAAACGCGAGTATGCCTACGGTCCGGCCCAAGGGCTGCCCGAAACAAAAGTCGGTGCCTTCCCGCAAGCCCTCTACGACAAAGCACAAAATCGAGGTTGGTTTGTGATCAGCATGAAAAACGACTGGAATCGCGTGTACCCGTTTGATAAGTAG
- a CDS encoding DUF1571 domain-containing protein — protein MFYRIALSSGLGLVLTALAINYSSSDHSELAGADVQGMSVADDRLSQSLDVSDTKQSQENQKALLADLKQAREAVGKMQGYEARFIRQIRKDDVLRDAEEIDLKLRHHPMSVYLRWKKTGKEALYVQGQNDDKLLVKLDEGLLSFAGTLAIQPDEEKAMKDSRYPITKIGLLQLVERILKENKGLELKKTTCKVQNEFLDDMACVCYTIEFSGPDVHPEYSKTVLHICEESKLPVCIASYGWDDRQPGGLVERYEYRDVKANQNLTDKDFDSANEAYNFE, from the coding sequence ATGTTTTACCGTATTGCACTTTCAAGCGGCCTGGGGCTCGTTTTAACCGCATTGGCCATCAATTACAGCAGCAGCGACCACTCGGAACTTGCGGGCGCCGACGTGCAAGGAATGTCCGTCGCAGACGATCGTCTGTCTCAGTCACTCGACGTATCAGATACAAAACAGTCACAAGAAAACCAAAAAGCATTGCTCGCCGATCTCAAACAGGCACGCGAGGCAGTTGGTAAAATGCAAGGATACGAAGCACGCTTCATTCGCCAAATCCGTAAAGACGACGTTCTGCGCGATGCGGAGGAGATTGACTTAAAACTGCGTCACCATCCCATGAGCGTTTATCTGCGTTGGAAAAAGACTGGCAAAGAGGCGTTGTACGTCCAAGGTCAAAACGACGACAAACTGCTCGTCAAACTCGATGAGGGTTTGCTGAGTTTTGCCGGAACGCTGGCAATTCAGCCCGACGAGGAAAAAGCGATGAAAGACTCGCGGTATCCGATTACAAAAATTGGTCTTCTGCAACTGGTGGAACGCATCCTCAAAGAAAACAAAGGTTTGGAATTAAAAAAGACCACGTGCAAAGTGCAAAATGAGTTTTTAGACGACATGGCCTGCGTTTGTTATACGATCGAATTCTCCGGGCCTGACGTGCATCCGGAATACTCCAAAACCGTGCTGCACATCTGTGAGGAATCGAAGCTTCCAGTCTGCATCGCGAGTTACGGTTGGGATGACCGCCAACCGGGTGGACTTGTAGAACGGTACGAATACCGCGATGTCAAAGCCAATCAGAACCTCACCGACAAAGACTTTGACTCGGCCAACGAAGCTTATAACTTTGAATAA
- a CDS encoding baeRF7 domain-containing protein, giving the protein MDSFTQHNLMQLVTCNDGMKASLYMPTVRAGREVQQNAVRFKNLITSVKQKLNEQDVDTTRIDERVDESLNLEANDDWWQHQGDGLAMFLADDLMECYRLPADLPEMVVVGPRFQIIPLVRLLQGDGQFHVLAASQNQVRLFRCTHYEITELQPAELPSDLRSALNIDEYTSTLQHHTAGASRASGGTIFHGQGAADLDVQKNNEISQYFQVINRALSNYFDDERVPLVFAGVEYLFPIFRESCKYNGIYDQPVAGNPDDLSAKELHTAAWRLVEPMFLRDRESALTQFNKFVANENTTTKLSQIVSASQVGAIETLLLAEDEQLWGLPGNSGAAVDSQEEIKMEELLNYSAVQTLTTGGTVYTLPKSRMPQEQRLAATLRFLPE; this is encoded by the coding sequence ATGGATTCATTCACACAACACAATCTCATGCAACTCGTGACTTGCAACGACGGTATGAAAGCCTCGCTTTACATGCCGACTGTACGCGCTGGTCGGGAAGTGCAACAAAATGCCGTCCGCTTCAAAAATCTGATCACAAGCGTCAAACAAAAATTGAATGAGCAAGACGTTGATACAACGCGTATCGACGAACGCGTTGACGAGTCGCTCAATTTGGAGGCCAATGATGATTGGTGGCAACATCAAGGTGATGGCCTAGCCATGTTTTTGGCCGATGATCTCATGGAATGTTATCGCCTACCTGCTGATCTGCCCGAAATGGTCGTGGTCGGTCCGCGGTTTCAGATCATACCGTTGGTGCGGTTATTGCAAGGCGATGGACAATTCCACGTTTTGGCAGCCAGTCAAAACCAGGTACGTCTTTTTCGGTGCACGCATTACGAAATCACGGAATTGCAACCGGCCGAACTTCCCTCGGACCTGCGTTCGGCTCTCAACATCGACGAATATACCAGCACTTTGCAGCACCATACCGCAGGCGCCTCGCGGGCGTCCGGGGGAACGATCTTTCATGGGCAAGGGGCGGCCGACCTGGATGTGCAAAAGAACAACGAAATCTCGCAATACTTCCAGGTCATCAATCGAGCGCTGAGTAACTATTTTGACGACGAACGTGTACCGCTGGTTTTTGCCGGCGTTGAGTATCTGTTTCCGATCTTTCGTGAGTCGTGCAAATACAACGGCATCTATGACCAGCCGGTAGCAGGCAATCCCGACGATCTCTCCGCCAAAGAATTGCATACGGCAGCGTGGCGACTCGTTGAACCGATGTTTTTACGTGACCGCGAATCCGCTCTGACGCAGTTCAATAAGTTCGTCGCGAATGAAAATACAACGACCAAGCTGAGCCAGATTGTGAGTGCGTCGCAGGTGGGGGCGATCGAGACCTTATTGCTGGCCGAAGATGAGCAGTTGTGGGGCCTGCCCGGCAACTCCGGAGCAGCCGTCGACAGCCAAGAGGAAATCAAAATGGAAGAACTGCTGAACTATTCGGCCGTGCAAACGCTCACCACCGGGGGAACAGTTTATACGTTACCGAAAAGTCGGATGCCGCAGGAACAACGGTTAGCGGCAACATTGCGTTTTCTGCCCGAATAA
- a CDS encoding amidase, translating into MTYQPPHVIEIATAVRERRTLAREIIDEALSRISRFQEPFHLFTAILPELSRQQAKAVDARVLKGDDLPLAGVPFAVKDLIDVAGVPTTCGSRAFANHKAAADATVVKKLVDAGAVLLGKLNMHECAFGFTGENAIYGNCPNPWNTERIAGGSSSGSAVAVSLGICGFTLGSDTGGSIRMPAALCNLVGLKPTYGRVSRAGVMPLSWSMDHIGPLARTAEETAVVLGAMAGADGLDESSSASGVPDYSAELGQEVRGLKIGVPRNWFFDSLQPQVAQSVTTAIDRMTALGAKRVKATLPHLPEVLGSHRAIILSEAASAFEPYLRDRPEDFSVDIRTLLQGGQFIPAVDYLKAQRVRRIVRRDWAKEFARFDCLATPASATVATSYGQSKVKLPGGDTPLLNAYLDMTMPFNLSGQPALTVPCGFSNDNLPIGLQLVGAPFSEAMLLRVAHQYQQETAWHHRHPPLG; encoded by the coding sequence ATGACATACCAGCCTCCCCATGTGATTGAAATCGCAACCGCCGTGCGTGAACGGCGGACCTTAGCCCGCGAGATCATTGACGAAGCTCTCTCACGCATCTCACGTTTTCAAGAACCGTTTCATTTGTTCACGGCCATCTTGCCGGAGCTGTCGCGGCAACAAGCCAAAGCTGTCGATGCTCGCGTGCTCAAAGGGGACGACTTGCCGTTGGCAGGCGTGCCGTTTGCTGTGAAAGATTTGATCGACGTCGCCGGCGTGCCGACCACGTGTGGTTCGCGGGCGTTTGCGAATCATAAAGCGGCGGCTGATGCCACCGTTGTTAAGAAACTGGTCGACGCCGGGGCTGTGTTGTTGGGCAAGTTGAACATGCACGAATGCGCGTTCGGCTTTACTGGCGAAAATGCGATCTACGGCAATTGCCCCAACCCGTGGAACACCGAGCGGATCGCCGGTGGATCGAGCAGCGGGTCGGCGGTCGCGGTCTCATTGGGAATCTGCGGGTTCACGTTGGGGTCCGATACCGGTGGATCGATCCGCATGCCGGCGGCGCTGTGCAATCTGGTGGGCCTCAAACCGACCTACGGCCGCGTCAGCCGCGCGGGGGTGATGCCGCTGTCGTGGTCGATGGATCACATCGGCCCACTCGCCCGCACAGCAGAGGAAACCGCGGTTGTGTTGGGGGCGATGGCCGGGGCGGATGGTCTTGATGAATCGAGCAGTGCAAGCGGCGTGCCGGATTACTCGGCCGAGTTAGGCCAAGAAGTTCGCGGCCTAAAAATCGGCGTTCCCCGCAACTGGTTTTTCGATTCGCTGCAACCGCAGGTCGCCCAATCAGTCACAACGGCGATTGATCGGATGACGGCGCTGGGAGCGAAGCGGGTGAAAGCCACCTTGCCGCACCTGCCCGAAGTCCTCGGTTCGCACCGGGCAATTATTCTTTCCGAAGCGGCCAGTGCCTTTGAACCGTATCTGCGCGACCGGCCGGAAGATTTCTCGGTCGATATTCGCACGCTGCTGCAAGGGGGGCAATTCATTCCGGCGGTCGATTACCTCAAAGCCCAGCGGGTGCGGCGGATTGTGCGACGGGATTGGGCCAAGGAGTTTGCACGCTTCGATTGCCTGGCTACCCCTGCATCGGCGACGGTGGCGACAAGTTACGGGCAATCGAAGGTCAAGCTTCCCGGCGGCGATACGCCGTTGCTGAACGCCTATCTAGACATGACGATGCCATTCAACCTCAGCGGCCAACCGGCGCTAACCGTCCCCTGCGGTTTTTCCAACGACAATCTGCCGATCGGCCTACAACTGGTCGGCGCTCCCTTCAGCGAAGCCATGCTGCTGCGCGTCGCCCACCAATACCAACAAGAAACCGCCTGGCACCACCGCCACCCCCCACTGGGCTAA
- the fabZ gene encoding 3-hydroxyacyl-ACP dehydratase FabZ — MDSSEIEKLIPHRDPFLWIDRVTEITETGIRATKEIDAALDVFRGHYPHFPVLPGVLILEACFQAGAIFISRTAEIDAGMVPVVTRVNNVKFRQMVRPGDTLDIEAELTEQLSNAYFFTAKATVAGKVAARVEFACAEAPAE; from the coding sequence GTGGATAGCTCTGAGATTGAAAAACTTATCCCGCATCGTGATCCTTTTTTGTGGATTGATCGCGTTACGGAGATCACTGAGACGGGGATTCGGGCGACGAAAGAGATTGATGCGGCGCTGGATGTGTTTCGCGGGCACTATCCACACTTTCCGGTGTTGCCGGGCGTGTTGATTTTGGAGGCTTGTTTTCAAGCCGGGGCGATTTTCATTAGCCGCACTGCTGAAATCGATGCGGGAATGGTGCCGGTGGTGACCCGGGTGAACAACGTCAAATTCCGCCAAATGGTCCGTCCGGGCGATACGCTGGATATCGAAGCGGAATTGACCGAACAGCTTAGCAACGCGTATTTTTTCACCGCTAAGGCGACCGTTGCCGGCAAGGTCGCGGCTCGGGTTGAGTTCGCCTGTGCCGAAGCGCCGGCGGAATGA